Within the Novosphingobium pentaromativorans US6-1 genome, the region GTGCTGCAGGACGTCTCCCAGTTGGTGGCGGACGCCGACATCTTCGACCAGGTGCGCGCCAAGCTGGAAAAGGCCCTCGGCCTCGATTTCAAGGCCAAGGCCGACGCCTTCGAACCCAGCGCCGAGAATGCCGTGGCCGGTGGCAAGCGAGCCCTGCTCTCGGCCGCGAAGACGCACTTCGAACGCGCCCTCTCGCTGCATGAGAAGTGCGGCGTCAAGAAACTGATCGAAGGCATCGAGCGCGAGCTGAAGCAGCTCGCAGGCGATGCCGGATAACGAGCTGCGCCACCCGCGCCGGGGGGCGGAAAAGGACCGGAGGCTATCTGCCGCAAGGTCCGTTTCCCCACCCCCCACTTGATTGAAGGGAAACCCCCAGAAGGAGATCGAAATGGCGTTCCTCGCCCTGCCGCCAGATCCTGCCTCGCCGGAGGGGTTCTCCGTTGAGGGCGATGGCTGGTTCCCGGCGATCGACTGCAACAAGATGCGCGATGCCCTGCGCATCGGTGAGATGGTCACGAACGCCCGCCTGGTCGAAGCGATCAAGGGCGGGCAGCTGACGATCGACCGCGAACTGGCTGACTGGCGCACGGCGCGTGAGGACGAGGGCGCGGCCGACCTGACCGAGGTGGAGCCGACCCGCATGATCGGCGGCGACCACCGGCTCTCCCTGCTCTACATCCGCGCCGTGCGCTTTGCAGCGGCCGCCGAGCTGGCCGAGCTGCACCGCGATCTCACCGCAACGCAGGACGGTCAGGCCCGCGCCGACACCGAAGCCACGACTGCGCAGGAATATCACCGTCTCGCCACCAATGCCGTGCGCGACATCATCGGCACCGGCCGCGTTGCCGTGGAGCTGATCTGATGGCCCGCAATGCTATCGCGCTGCAGGGCGACACGCTGGACCTGATCTGCTGGCGTGAGCTGGGCACGACCGCCGGGAAGGTGGTGGAGCGGGCCTACGAACTGAACGTGGGTCTCGCCGAGGTCGGAACCGTCCTGCCCGAGGGCACTCAAGTCACGCTGCCGGATCCGCCGTCCGCTGCCGCCGGCACCCTCGAAACCGTGAACCTGTGGGACTGACGCGATGAAGAAGCCCGCTTCGCTCCGCAATGCCATCGCCGCCCTTCTGCCGGACATGGCGCGCGATCCGGACCGCCTGGCCATGTGGGTCGAGCGCGGCAACGTGCGCGCCGCCAGCAACCGACAGCAGGGCTTCTCGTGGGAATACGACCTGATCGTCTATGCCGAGAACTTCACCCACGATCCGGCCTTGCTTTTCTTCATCGTCACCCGGTGGCTCCGCACCCAGCAGCCCGATCTGCTCACGGCGAATACACCCGGTTTTCCGTTCGAGGTCGATGTGATCGATGTGAAGACCGTCGATGTGAAGATCACCCTGCCCTTGCGCGAGATCATTACCGCGGCCGACCAGGGCGATGGCAAATGGCAGCTGGCCATTGTCGACGAGCCAGACCCCTTGTTCCCCGATGACGCGCCGCTTCGCGACT harbors:
- a CDS encoding tail protein X; the encoded protein is MARNAIALQGDTLDLICWRELGTTAGKVVERAYELNVGLAEVGTVLPEGTQVTLPDPPSAAAGTLETVNLWD
- a CDS encoding phage tail protein, translating into MKKPASLRNAIAALLPDMARDPDRLAMWVERGNVRAASNRQQGFSWEYDLIVYAENFTHDPALLFFIVTRWLRTQQPDLLTANTPGFPFEVDVIDVKTVDVKITLPLREIITAADQGDGKWQLAIVDEPDPLFPDDAPLRDYEGPITSIWVRGDDDPFQVAP
- a CDS encoding head completion/stabilization protein; amino-acid sequence: MAFLALPPDPASPEGFSVEGDGWFPAIDCNKMRDALRIGEMVTNARLVEAIKGGQLTIDRELADWRTAREDEGAADLTEVEPTRMIGGDHRLSLLYIRAVRFAAAAELAELHRDLTATQDGQARADTEATTAQEYHRLATNAVRDIIGTGRVAVELI